The following proteins are co-located in the Melanotaenia boesemani isolate fMelBoe1 chromosome 5, fMelBoe1.pri, whole genome shotgun sequence genome:
- the LOC121639750 gene encoding tripartite motif-containing protein 16-like translates to MDSERISCSICLDLLKDPVTIPCGHNYCMDCIKTHWDEEDQRGIHSCPQCRKTFIPRPVLEKNVLLAELVEELKKTGLQAAPADHCYAGPEDVACDVCTGRKLKAIKSCLVCPASYCEKHLQPHYEAPPLQKHKLVEPSKNLQQLVCSRHDEEIKIFCRTDQQIICYLCLMDEHKGHETVLVPAERAEKQKALEVSRQQIQHRIQDGEKDVKLLQQEVEAINGSADKAVEDSEKIFTELIRLIQKKRSDVKQQIRSQQETEVSRVKELQEKLEQEITELKRKDGELEQLSHTEDHNQFLHNYPSLSALSESTHSSSINIRPLRYFEDVTAAVSETRDKLQDILTEKWTNISLAVTDVDVLLSEPEPKSRDGFLKYSRQITLDPNTANTHLLLSEGNRKATKMNQQQFFSSHSDRFTYYYQVLSRESLTGRCYWEVEWRGGGVEVAIAYKNISRSGNLYECFFGWNNKSWSLCCETDSYTFWHKRVKTPVSGAPSSRIGVYLNHRAGILSFYSVSETMTLLHRVQTTFTQALYAGLWLGPETTAEFIK, encoded by the coding sequence ATGGATTCAGAAAGAATCTCTTGTTCCATTTGTCTGGATCTACTGAAGGATCCGGTGACTATTCCCTGTGGACACAACTACTGTATGGactgtattaaaacccactgggatGAAGAGGATCAGAGGGGAATCCACAGCtgtcctcagtgcaggaaaACGTTCATACCGAGGCCTGTCCTGGAGAAAAACGTCCTGTTAGCAGAGTTagtggaggagctgaagaagactggactccaagctgctccagctgatcactgctatgctggacctgaagatgtggcctgtgatGTCTGCACTGGGAGGAAGCTGAAAGCCATCAAGTCCTGTCTGGTCTGTCCAGCCTCTTACTGTGAGAAACACCTCCAACCTCATTATGAAGCTCCACcattacagaaacacaaactggtGGAGCCCTCCAAGAATCTCCAGCAGCTCGTCTGTTCTCGTCATGATGAAGAGATAAAGATTTTCTGTCGTACTGATCAGCAGATTATCTGTTATCTCTGCTTAATGGATGAACATAAAGGTCATGAAACAGTCTTAGTTCCAGCAGAAAGAGCTGAGAAGCAGAAGGCGCTGGAGGTGAGTCGACAACAAATCCAGCACAGAATCCAGGacggagagaaagatgtgaagctgcttcaacaggaggtggaggccatcaatGGCTCCGCTGATAAAgcagtggaggacagtgagaagatcttcactgagctgatccgtctcatccagaaaaaaaggtctgatgtgaagcagcagatcagatcccagcaggaaactgaagtgagtcgagtcaaagagcttcaggagaagctggagcaggagatcactgagctgaagaggaaagacggcgagctggagcagctctcacacacagaggatcacaaccagtttctacacaactacccctcactgtcagcactcagtgagtctacacactcatccagcatcaatatTCGTCCTCTCAgatactttgaggatgtgacagcagctgtgtcagagaccagagataaactacaggacatcctgacagagaaatggacaaacatctcactgGCAGTCACTGATGTGGACGTTTTActgtctgaaccagaaccaaagagcaGAGATGGATTCCTAAAATATTCAAGACaaatcacactggatccaaacacagcaaacacacatctgttattatctgaaggaaacagaaaagcaacaaaaatgaatcaacaacagtttttttctagTCATTCAGACAGATTCACTTATTACTACCAGGTCCTGAGCAGAGAGAGTCTGACTGGacgttgttactgggaggtggagtggagaggaggaggagttgaAGTAGCAATCGCCTACAAGAACATCAGTAGATCAGGAAATTTGTATGAATGTTTTTTTGGATGGAACAACAAATCTTGGTCATTATGTTGTGAAACAGACAGTTACACATTTTGGCACAAGAGAGTCAAAACTCCAGTCTCAGGTGCTCCTTCCTCCAGAATAGGAGTGTATCTGAACCACAGAGCAGGTATTCTGTCTTTCTACAGCGTCTCTGAAACCAtgactctcctccacagagtccagaccacattcactcagGCGCTCTATGCTGGACTCTGGTTAGGACCAGAAACCACTGCTGAGTTCATTAAATAG
- the LOC121639745 gene encoding tripartite motif-containing protein 16-like: protein MDSEKFSCSICLDLLKDPVTIPCGHNYCMDCIKTHWDEEDQRGIHSCPQCRKTFIPRPVLEKNILLAELVEELKKTGLQAAPADHCYAGPEDVACDVCTGRKLKATKSCLVCPASYCEKHLQPHYEAPPLQKHKLVNPSKNLQQLICSRHDEVMKIFCRTDQQSICYLCLMDEHKGHETVSAAAERAEKQKELEVSRQQIQQRIQDGEKDVKLLQQEVEAINGSADKAVEDSEKIFTVLIRLIQKRSSDVKQQIRSQQETEVSRVKELQEKLEQEITELKRKDGELEQLSHTEDHNQFLHNYPSLSALSESTHSSRINIRPLRYFEDVTAAVSETRNKLQDILTEKWTNISLAVTDVHVLLSEPEPEPESRDDFLKYSTEITLDPNTANTYLLLSEGIRKVTVMNQQQSYSSHPDRFTYYDQVLSRESLTGRCYWEVEWRGRFVHVAVAYKNISRDRGSYECGFGLNNKSWSLQCGTNSYTFQHNKVKTPVSGPPSSRLGVYLDHRAGILSFYSVSETMTLLHRVQTTFTQPLYAGLWLGSETTAEFMK from the coding sequence ATGGATTCAGAAAAATTCTCttgttccatctgtctggatctaCTGAAGGATCCGGTGACTATTCCCTGTGGACACAACTACTGTATGGactgtattaaaacccactgggatGAAGAGGATCAGAGGGGAATCCACAGCTGTCCTCAGTGTAGGAAAACGTTCATTCCGAGGCctgtcctggagaaaaacatcctgtTAGCAGAGTTagtggaggagctgaagaagactggactccaagctgctccagctgatcactgctatgctggacctgaagatgtggcctgtgatGTCTGCACTGGGAGGAAGCTGAAAGCCACCAAGTCCTGTCTGGTCTGTCCAGCCTCTTACTGTGAGAAACATCTCCAACCTCATTATGAAGCTCCACCATTACAGAAACACAAGTTGGTGAACCCCTCCAAGAATCTCCAGCAGCTCATCTGTTCTcgtcatgatgaggtgatgaagatttTCTGTCGTACTGATCAGCAGAGTATCTGTTATCTCTGCTTAATGGATGAACATAAAGGTCATGAAAcagtctcagctgcagcagaaagagctgagaagcagaaggagctggaggtgagtcgacaacaaatccagcagagaatccaggacggagagaaagatgtgaagctgcttcaacaggaggtggaggccatcaatGGCTCCGCTGATAAAgcagtggaggacagtgagaagatcttcactgtgctgatccgtctcatccagaaaagaagctctgatgtgaagcagcagatcagatcccagcaggaaactgaagtgagtcgagtcaaagagcttcaggagaagctggagcaggagatcactgagctgaagaggaaagacggCGAGCTGGAGcaactctcacacacagaggatcacaaccagtttctacacaactacccctcactgtcagcactcagtgagtctacacactcatccagAATCAATATTCGTCCTCTCAgatactttgaggatgtgacagcagctgtgtcagagacCAGAAATAAACTACAGGACATCCTGACAGAgaaatggacaaacatctcactgGCAGTCACTGATGTGCATGTTTTActgtctgaaccagaaccagaaccagagagcaGAGATGACTTCCTAAAATATTCAACAgaaatcacactggatccaaacacagcaaacacataTCTGTTATTATCCGAGGGAATCAGAAAAGTAACAGTAATGAATCAACAACAGTCTTATTCTAGTCATCCAGATAGATTCACTTATTACGATCAGGTCCTGAGCAGAGAGAGTCTGACTGGacgttgttactgggaggtggagtggagAGGAAGGTTTGTCCATGTAGCAGTCGCCTACAAGAACATCAGTAGAGATAGGGGTTCATATGAGTGTGGATTTGGACTGAACAACAAGTCTTGGTCATTACAATGTGGAACAAACAGTTACACATTTCAACACAACAAAGTCAAAACTCCAGTCTCAGGTCCTCCTTCCTCCAGATTAGGAGTGTATCTGGACCACAGAGCAGGTATTCTGTCTTTCTACAGCGTCTCTGAAACCAtgactctcctccacagagtccagaccacattcactcagccgCTCTATGCTGGACTCTGGTTAGGATCAGAAACCACTGCTGAGTTCATGAAATAG
- the LOC121639744 gene encoding tripartite motif-containing protein 16-like, with amino-acid sequence MNSEKISCCICLDLVKDPVTIPCGHSYCMDCIKTHWDEEDQKGIHSCPQCRKVFIPRPVLEKNILLAELVEELKKTGLQAAPADHCYAGPEDVACDVCTGRKLKAIKSCLVCRASYCEKHLQPHYEAPTFEKHKLVNTCRYFKSLKQSICSRHDEVMKIFCRTDQQSICYLCLMDEHKGHETVPAAAERAEKQKELEVSRQQIQQRIQDGEKDVKLLQQEVEAINGSADKAVEDSEKIFTELIRLIQKRSSDVKQQIRSQQETEVSRVKELQEKLEQEITELKRKDGELEQLSHTEDHNQFLHNYPSLSALSESTHSSRINIRPLRYFEDVTAAVSETRDKLQDILTEKWTNISLAVTDVDVLLPEPEPKSRDGFLKYSTEITLDPNTANTHLLLSEGNRKVTKMNQQQFYSSHPDRFIDWRQVLSRESLTGRCYWEVKWRGRGVYVAVAYKNISRSGNSDECAFGWNNKSWSLCCETNSYTFYHNKVQIDVSGRPSSRIGVYLDHRAGILSFYSVSETMTLLHRVQTTFTQPLYAGLWLGSETTAEFIK; translated from the coding sequence ATGAATTCAGAAAAAATCTCTTGTTGCATCTGTCTGGATCTAGTGAAGGATCCGGTGACTATTCCCTGTGGACACAGCTACTGTATGGactgtattaaaacccactgggatGAAGAGGATCAGAAGGGAATCCACAGCtgtcctcagtgcaggaaaGTGTTCATACCGAGGCCTGTCCTGGAGAAAAATATCCTGTTAGCAGAGTTagtggaggagctgaagaagactggactccaagctgctccagctgatcactgctatgctggacctgaagatgtggcctgtgatGTCTGCACTGGGAGGAAGCTGAAAGCCATCAAGTCCTGTCTTGTCTGTCGAGCCTCTTACTGTGAGAAACATCTCCAACCTCATTATGAAGCTCCAACATTTGAAAAACACAAGTTAGTCAATACTTGTAGATACTTCAAGAGCCTGAAACAGAGCATCTGTTCTcgtcatgatgaggtgatgaagatttTCTGTCGTACTGATCAGCAGAGTATCTGTTATCTCTGCTTAATGGATGAACATAAAGGTCATGAAAcagttccagctgcagcagaaagagctgagaagcagaaggagctggaggtgagtcgacaacaaatccagcagagaatccaggacggagagaaagatgtgaagctgcttcaacaggaggtggaggccatcaatGGCTCCGCTGATAAAgcagtggaggacagtgagaagatcttcactgagctgatccgtctcatccagaaaagaagttctgatgtgaagcagcagatcagatcccagcaggaaactgaagtgagtcgagtcaaagagcttcaggagaagctggagcaggagatcactgagctgaagaggaaagacggcgagctggagcagctctcacacacagaggatcacaaccagtttctacacaactacccctcactgtcagcactcagtgagtctacacactcatccagAATCAATATTCGTCCTCTCAgatactttgaggatgtgacagcagctgtgtcagagaccagagataaactacaggacatcctgacagagaaatggacaaacatctcactggcagtcactgatgtggatgttttactgcctgaaccagaaccaaagagcaGAGATGGATTCCTAAAATATTCAACAgaaatcacactggatccaaacacagcaaacacacatctGTTATTATCTGAGGGAAACAGAAAAGTAACAAAAATGAATCAACAACAGTTTTATTCtagtcatccagacagattcatTGATTGGCGTCAGGTCCTGAGCAGAGAGAGTCTGACTGGacgttgttactgggaggtgaagtggagaggaagaggagtttATGTAGCAGTCGCCTACAAGAACATCAGCAGATCAGGAAACTCAGATGAATGTGCTTTTGGATGGAACAACAAATCTTGGTCATTATGTTGTGAAACAAACAGTTACACATTTTATCACAACAAAGTCCAAATTGATGTGTCAGGTCGTCCTTCCTCCAGAATAGGAGTGTATCTGGACCACAGAGCAGGTATTCTGTCTTTCTACAGCGTCTCTGAAACCAtgactctcctccacagagtccagaccacattcactcagccgCTCTATGCTGGACTCTGGTTAGGATCAGAAACCACTGCTGAGTTCATTAAATAG